A single region of the Paramicrobacterium fandaimingii genome encodes:
- the ruvB gene encoding Holliday junction branch migration DNA helicase RuvB translates to MNDQELTSSNVLSEAELAFEGALRPASLAEFVGQPKVRGQLELLLKAAGMQNRTPDHILLAGPPGLGKTTLAMIVAHESGRPLRTSSGPAIQHAGDLAAVLSSLVPGEVLFIDEIHRMARSAEEMLYLAMEDFRIDIMVGKGAGATSVPLDLAPFTLVGATTRSGLLPNPLRDRFGFTAHLEFYDDDDLAKVIERAAPMLDFQLDKEGIAEIAGRCRGTPRIANRLLRRVRDYALVHDTSGDVDAVRAALRLYDVDGLGLDRLDRAVMNTILTRFGGGPVGLSTLAVSVGEEGETIESVVEPFLVRIGLITRTPRGRMATQLAYKHFGIAAAQESLPLDTL, encoded by the coding sequence GTGAATGATCAGGAATTGACATCGTCAAACGTACTCTCGGAGGCGGAGCTCGCCTTCGAGGGGGCGCTTCGGCCTGCGAGCCTCGCCGAATTCGTCGGCCAGCCAAAGGTGCGCGGACAGCTCGAGCTTCTTCTCAAAGCGGCGGGCATGCAGAATCGAACACCGGATCACATACTGCTTGCCGGTCCGCCCGGACTGGGCAAGACGACACTTGCCATGATCGTCGCTCATGAGTCAGGCCGCCCCCTGCGAACATCCAGCGGGCCCGCAATTCAACACGCAGGAGATCTCGCTGCCGTCCTTTCCAGTCTGGTTCCCGGCGAAGTCCTCTTTATCGACGAAATTCATCGCATGGCCCGTTCGGCAGAAGAAATGCTTTACCTCGCGATGGAAGACTTTCGAATCGACATCATGGTCGGCAAGGGCGCCGGCGCCACGTCCGTTCCCCTCGATCTGGCACCGTTCACACTTGTTGGCGCAACGACGCGCTCGGGGCTTCTGCCCAATCCGCTCCGCGATCGGTTCGGCTTCACCGCTCATCTCGAGTTCTACGACGATGACGATCTCGCGAAGGTGATTGAACGAGCGGCTCCGATGCTTGACTTCCAGCTCGACAAGGAAGGTATTGCCGAAATCGCTGGTCGGTGCCGCGGCACTCCTCGAATTGCGAACAGACTCCTCCGACGTGTGCGGGATTATGCGCTCGTTCACGACACGTCTGGTGACGTTGACGCCGTCAGAGCGGCGTTGCGTCTCTACGATGTCGACGGGCTCGGGCTCGACCGGCTCGACCGCGCAGTAATGAACACGATCCTCACACGGTTCGGTGGAGGCCCCGTCGGACTGAGCACACTCGCTGTTTCCGTCGGCGAAGAGGGAGAGACGATCGAGAGCGTCGTCGAGCCTTTCCTCGTGAGAATCGGCTTGATCACGCGTACACCACGCGGTCGAATGGCTACACAACTTGCGTATAAGCACTTCGGCATAGCCGCTGCTCAGGAGTCGCTACCTCTCGATACCCTATAA
- a CDS encoding peptidylprolyl isomerase: MAPSKYDEKKARLERNRLRAFQARQSVHDHRRKRRIRDNWIAGILVVLVAVGASFAQVFYFSNGPGSPEATATPSPTASASQYSKPDASLAEDREWTGQMTINDIPLGITLDGAAAPMAVSNLVYLSQEGFYQGLSCHRLTTTDGFGVLQCGDPNGDGSGGPGYSWGPIENAPKDDFYPAGTIAMARQGNNAESMGSQFFIVYEDTTIPSDQAGGYTVLGTITTGLDDLKKTVVDKGTADGSADGPPAVDTVINGITVK, encoded by the coding sequence GTGGCCCCTAGCAAATACGATGAGAAGAAGGCGCGTCTTGAGCGCAATCGACTCCGAGCGTTCCAAGCACGGCAGAGCGTGCACGATCATCGTCGCAAGCGCCGCATCCGCGACAACTGGATCGCCGGAATTCTCGTTGTGCTGGTAGCCGTTGGCGCGAGCTTCGCGCAGGTCTTCTACTTCTCGAATGGTCCGGGAAGCCCGGAAGCCACAGCAACGCCGTCACCGACGGCATCCGCCTCGCAGTATTCGAAACCGGATGCTTCCCTCGCCGAGGATCGCGAGTGGACAGGCCAGATGACCATCAACGACATTCCCCTTGGCATCACTCTTGACGGCGCGGCCGCACCGATGGCGGTGTCGAACCTCGTCTACCTGAGCCAGGAAGGCTTCTATCAGGGACTCAGTTGCCACAGGCTGACAACGACCGATGGCTTCGGCGTGCTGCAGTGCGGTGATCCGAATGGTGACGGAAGCGGCGGGCCTGGCTATTCGTGGGGGCCAATTGAGAATGCCCCAAAGGATGACTTCTACCCGGCGGGCACAATTGCCATGGCCAGGCAGGGCAATAACGCCGAGAGCATGGGAAGCCAGTTTTTCATCGTCTACGAGGACACCACGATCCCGTCTGATCAGGCCGGCGGATATACCGTGCTCGGCACGATCACAACCGGGCTGGACGATCTGAAGAAGACGGTTGTCGACAAAGGAACAGCCGACGGTTCGGCAGACGGTCCTCCCGCCGTCGACACGGTCATCAACGGCATAACGGTTAAGTAG
- the secF gene encoding protein translocase subunit SecF, translated as MASFVRFGNDLYTGKRSVNFVGNRRVWFTIAALLVIASILTPILKGGFNFGIEFTGGSQFSISGAKSTEQSLATDAVAEVVPEAVTRVVIVGDDGVRVQTDQLTADQTHQITQTLASAYGVETSDVNTNFVGATWGSDVTKMSLTALVIFLVLSFIIMALYFRTWKMSAAAIITLADVLVITLGVYAASGFEVTPAAVIGFLTILGYSLYDTVVVFDKIRENTHEDGEDSPRTFAESVNLAVNQTLVRSINTSVVAALPVAAILVIGDFLLGAETLRDISLSLFVGIIVATYSTIFVGAPLYALFRQNEPEIKKRDARVLAARERASRAEPVK; from the coding sequence ATGGCCAGCTTCGTTCGCTTCGGAAACGACCTTTACACGGGCAAGCGTTCCGTCAACTTCGTCGGCAACCGCCGAGTGTGGTTCACAATCGCGGCGCTCCTTGTGATCGCTTCGATCCTCACCCCGATTCTCAAGGGCGGATTCAACTTCGGCATTGAGTTCACGGGCGGCTCCCAGTTCTCCATCTCGGGGGCGAAAAGCACAGAGCAGAGCTTGGCGACCGACGCCGTTGCCGAGGTCGTGCCCGAGGCTGTCACCCGCGTCGTGATTGTCGGAGACGACGGCGTTCGGGTGCAGACAGATCAGCTGACAGCGGATCAGACGCACCAGATTACCCAGACGCTCGCGAGCGCGTACGGCGTTGAGACGTCAGACGTCAATACCAACTTCGTCGGAGCGACGTGGGGGAGCGACGTCACCAAGATGTCTCTGACGGCGCTCGTCATCTTTCTTGTGCTCTCCTTCATCATCATGGCTCTGTATTTCAGAACGTGGAAGATGTCAGCGGCTGCCATCATCACTTTGGCAGACGTGCTGGTGATCACACTCGGTGTCTACGCGGCGTCTGGGTTCGAGGTAACTCCGGCGGCAGTGATCGGGTTCCTGACGATTCTGGGGTACTCCCTCTATGACACAGTTGTCGTCTTTGACAAGATTCGCGAGAATACGCACGAAGATGGCGAAGATTCCCCGCGCACCTTCGCTGAATCGGTGAACCTCGCTGTGAACCAGACTCTTGTGCGGTCGATCAACACATCGGTCGTCGCCGCGCTGCCTGTTGCCGCGATTCTTGTCATCGGCGACTTTCTCTTGGGCGCAGAGACACTCCGAGACATCTCGCTCTCACTTTTCGTCGGAATCATCGTCGCCACATATTCCACGATCTTCGTTGGGGCACCGCTCTACGCACTGTTCCGTCAGAACGAACCGGAGATCAAGAAGCGTGATGCTCGTGTGCTTGCGGCACGTGAGCGTGCGTCACGGGCCGAGCCGGTCAAGTAA
- the secD gene encoding protein translocase subunit SecD, whose translation MSPRSTPTRKATRSLSWLGFIVLVLIAVLTGGVLWGGASFIPKLALDLEGGTQIILEAQVSDSSDVSQEQLDQAVSIIRQRVNASGVTEAQVTTEGGRNIVVAIPGVADQETRDRVTSTAKLSFRPVLVAGEPSNEFVGEDGQATPYPSPGPTVPNEPTAEPTDGSDNSWITPKLQQEYQAFDCDAKRGEAADAPEDQPIIACETDGTVKYILGPVEVEGANISDASAGMGQTQTGATTGQWVVNLEFDSTGAKAFADVTSRLTGAESPKNQFAIVLDGEVISAPRSQAVIADGKAQISGNFTEDTSKALADQLKYGALPINFTELSSNQISATLGSAQLEIGLITGLIGLLLVVVYTLFQYRLLGFVTILSLVIAAALTYLVIAILGWREGYRLSLAGIAGLIVAIGFTVDSFIVYFERIRDELRDGRGLESAVEAGWKRAARTIYSAKGINLLAAVVLYVLAVGNVRGFAFTLGVTTLIDVLVVVIFTHPMLQLLAKTRFFSSGHPLSGLDPEALGAVYRGRAQFRSPVSAKRSKIASSSKEAQKRQTIAERKKAELASSGTAKKNDEKDS comes from the coding sequence GTGTCTCCACGCTCCACACCTACCCGGAAGGCGACGCGTTCGCTTTCGTGGCTGGGATTCATCGTCCTCGTCCTCATCGCAGTTCTCACCGGGGGTGTTCTCTGGGGAGGAGCGAGCTTCATCCCAAAGCTCGCACTCGACCTTGAGGGAGGCACGCAGATCATCTTGGAGGCCCAGGTCTCCGACAGCTCTGACGTCTCCCAGGAGCAGCTCGACCAGGCCGTTTCGATTATCCGCCAGCGCGTGAATGCGTCCGGTGTCACTGAGGCACAGGTTACGACCGAGGGTGGTCGTAACATTGTCGTGGCTATCCCCGGTGTCGCCGATCAAGAAACCCGCGATCGCGTCACCTCCACGGCAAAGCTCTCGTTCCGACCCGTTCTCGTCGCAGGCGAGCCCTCCAACGAATTCGTGGGAGAAGATGGACAGGCAACGCCGTATCCGTCTCCGGGGCCGACGGTTCCCAACGAACCGACCGCCGAGCCAACCGATGGCAGTGACAACAGCTGGATCACTCCGAAGCTGCAACAGGAATATCAGGCATTCGACTGCGATGCGAAGCGCGGCGAGGCCGCGGACGCACCAGAAGATCAGCCGATCATCGCCTGTGAAACAGACGGAACGGTGAAGTACATTCTGGGCCCCGTCGAAGTCGAAGGTGCGAACATCAGCGACGCATCCGCTGGCATGGGACAGACCCAGACGGGCGCGACCACAGGACAGTGGGTCGTCAACCTCGAATTCGACAGCACAGGCGCAAAGGCCTTCGCGGATGTCACGTCCCGGCTGACCGGCGCTGAGTCTCCGAAGAACCAGTTTGCCATTGTGCTCGACGGTGAAGTCATCTCAGCGCCTCGATCGCAAGCTGTTATTGCCGACGGCAAAGCGCAGATCAGCGGAAACTTCACCGAGGACACGTCAAAAGCACTGGCCGACCAGCTCAAGTACGGTGCGCTTCCCATCAACTTCACGGAGCTCAGTTCCAACCAGATCTCGGCGACGCTCGGCTCGGCTCAACTGGAGATCGGTCTGATCACCGGCCTTATCGGCCTCCTGCTCGTCGTCGTCTACACGCTCTTCCAGTATCGACTTCTCGGATTCGTGACGATTCTGTCTCTTGTCATAGCGGCAGCACTGACCTACTTGGTGATTGCGATTCTTGGATGGCGTGAGGGATACCGCTTGTCTCTCGCCGGAATAGCGGGTCTGATCGTCGCGATCGGTTTCACAGTCGACTCCTTCATCGTCTACTTCGAGCGAATACGTGACGAGCTTCGAGATGGTCGAGGCTTGGAATCCGCCGTTGAAGCGGGGTGGAAACGCGCCGCGCGCACCATTTACTCGGCAAAGGGAATCAACCTTCTCGCCGCCGTTGTGCTGTACGTACTCGCCGTTGGAAACGTGCGCGGCTTCGCGTTCACTCTCGGCGTCACGACGCTCATCGACGTTCTCGTTGTCGTGATATTCACGCACCCCATGCTCCAATTGCTCGCTAAGACCCGATTCTTCTCGAGCGGCCATCCGCTCTCAGGTCTCGATCCCGAAGCCCTCGGCGCCGTCTATCGAGGCCGAGCGCAATTCCGCTCGCCTGTTTCGGCGAAACGATCGAAGATCGCATCGTCGAGCAAGGAAGCGCAAAAGCGCCAGACAATTGCTGAGCGGAAGAAGGCTGAATTGGCTTCGTCCGGCACAGCGAAGAAGAATGACGAGAAGGATTCCTGA
- a CDS encoding DUF349 domain-containing protein gives MAETQEQPWGRADETGTVFVREGDEWREVGQFPDGTPDEALAYFERKFTDLAGQVNLLEQRAKRGAPAKDIAKAVASLTENLREPSAVGDIASLRTRVAALDTTVDELNEQQQAQAEEAQKEAIAQREAIVTEVEALAAIDPARVQWKQMTGQVNDLFAQWQAHQQDGPRLPKAQANALWKRFRTARSTIERERRAFFAELDAQHRDVKVRKQELIEQAQALVPRGIDGVPGYRRLLDDWKRAGRAGKKQDDALWARFKAAGDEIYAAKAEVDARDDAEYRENYDKKLELLDEAQPLLSATNLDKAKSQLLSVQRRWEEIGRVPRDKVKTVEERLRRVEQAVRKLDEEHWRKNDPETKARTEGLAAQLHDSIAKLESELADAEAKGDRKRVDEANEALRTQRQWLNAIG, from the coding sequence GTGGCAGAGACACAAGAACAACCGTGGGGTCGCGCAGACGAGACTGGCACGGTGTTCGTCCGTGAGGGCGACGAGTGGCGTGAAGTTGGTCAGTTTCCTGACGGAACTCCGGACGAGGCTCTCGCATACTTTGAGCGTAAGTTCACCGATCTCGCCGGGCAGGTGAATCTGCTTGAGCAGCGGGCAAAGCGCGGCGCTCCGGCGAAAGACATCGCCAAGGCCGTCGCGAGCCTGACGGAGAACCTGCGCGAGCCGAGCGCCGTTGGCGACATCGCATCGCTGCGGACGCGTGTCGCTGCACTCGACACGACAGTCGACGAGCTGAATGAACAGCAGCAGGCGCAGGCCGAAGAGGCGCAGAAGGAAGCCATCGCGCAGCGCGAGGCCATCGTCACCGAGGTCGAAGCCCTCGCCGCGATCGACCCTGCCCGCGTGCAGTGGAAGCAGATGACGGGGCAGGTCAATGACCTCTTCGCCCAGTGGCAAGCGCACCAGCAAGACGGCCCAAGGCTTCCGAAGGCGCAGGCGAATGCCCTCTGGAAGCGGTTTCGCACCGCCCGCAGCACAATCGAACGGGAACGCCGAGCGTTTTTCGCTGAGCTCGATGCGCAGCACCGCGATGTGAAGGTGCGCAAGCAAGAGTTGATCGAGCAGGCGCAGGCACTCGTGCCGCGCGGGATCGACGGAGTGCCCGGTTATCGGCGTCTGCTTGACGATTGGAAGCGCGCTGGCCGAGCGGGCAAGAAGCAGGACGACGCGCTGTGGGCTCGATTCAAGGCCGCAGGCGATGAGATCTATGCGGCCAAGGCCGAGGTCGATGCCCGTGACGATGCCGAATACCGCGAGAACTACGACAAGAAGCTCGAGCTCCTCGATGAGGCGCAGCCCTTGCTCTCCGCGACGAACCTCGACAAGGCGAAGTCCCAGCTTCTCAGCGTCCAGCGCCGATGGGAAGAGATCGGCCGGGTTCCTCGCGACAAGGTGAAGACCGTCGAAGAGCGCCTGCGTCGCGTCGAGCAGGCCGTGCGAAAGCTCGATGAGGAGCATTGGCGCAAGAACGATCCCGAGACGAAGGCGCGCACCGAGGGGCTTGCCGCACAGCTTCACGATTCAATTGCGAAGCTGGAGTCAGAGCTCGCCGATGCCGAGGCGAAGGGTGACCGCAAGCGCGTCGACGAGGCAAATGAAGCGTTGCGCACCCAACGGCAGTGGCTGAACGCGATCGGCTGA
- a CDS encoding replication-associated recombination protein A, which translates to MANTGTAYQQSNVPLAVRMRPRSLDEVAGQKHLLTPGSPLVALAGDSGGTSGSVSLILWGPPGTGKTTIAQSIANSSGRRFVELSAVTAGVKDVRRVMEEALNSRDLYGLSTVLFLDEIHRFTKAQQDALLPGVENGWVILVAATTENPSFSVISPLLSRSLLLTLQQLSDDDLGELVDRAVHDERGLGDRVALDDDARDAIIRLASGDARRALTALEAAAVSASAESDSPVITPEVVAQAVDRALLRYDKNGDEHYDVISAFIKSIRGSDPDAALHYLARMIEAGEDPRFIARRIVISASEDVGMADPQALQIAVASAHAVQFIGMPEGRIPLAEAVVYLATAAKSNSANRGIDEAISDVRNGRIGRVPLHLRDAHYPGAKRLGHGKGYVYPHDSELGVSPQQYLPDELADRQYYRPTQHGNERDVSTRLAKLLRIIRGSHT; encoded by the coding sequence ATGGCGAATACCGGCACGGCTTATCAGCAGTCGAATGTACCGCTTGCCGTACGCATGCGCCCACGCAGTCTTGACGAGGTAGCGGGCCAGAAGCATCTGCTCACCCCCGGTTCTCCGCTCGTCGCACTCGCGGGCGACTCTGGGGGCACATCGGGGTCGGTCTCGTTGATTCTCTGGGGCCCTCCCGGCACGGGCAAGACCACGATCGCCCAATCCATCGCCAATTCCTCTGGCCGACGCTTCGTCGAGCTCTCTGCCGTCACCGCCGGGGTGAAAGATGTTCGCCGCGTCATGGAGGAGGCGCTCAACAGCAGGGACCTCTACGGCCTGTCGACCGTGCTCTTTCTCGATGAGATTCACCGCTTCACCAAGGCGCAGCAAGACGCGCTTCTGCCCGGCGTCGAGAACGGCTGGGTGATTCTCGTTGCCGCGACGACAGAGAACCCGTCGTTCTCCGTCATCTCTCCGCTTCTCTCACGATCGCTCCTGCTTACCCTTCAGCAACTCAGCGATGACGACCTGGGGGAGCTTGTCGACCGCGCGGTGCACGATGAGCGTGGGCTCGGGGATCGCGTCGCGCTCGACGACGATGCCCGCGACGCGATCATCCGTCTCGCCTCGGGTGATGCGCGTCGTGCGCTCACGGCGCTTGAGGCCGCCGCGGTCTCGGCATCCGCTGAATCTGATTCGCCCGTGATCACCCCCGAGGTCGTTGCTCAGGCCGTGGATCGCGCTCTGCTGCGCTACGACAAGAACGGAGATGAGCACTACGACGTCATCAGCGCGTTCATCAAGTCGATCAGGGGTTCAGACCCGGATGCCGCGCTGCACTATCTCGCTCGCATGATCGAGGCGGGCGAAGACCCCCGCTTCATTGCACGACGCATCGTGATCTCCGCATCGGAAGACGTCGGCATGGCAGACCCTCAGGCGCTGCAGATCGCGGTTGCCTCGGCACACGCTGTGCAATTCATCGGAATGCCCGAGGGGCGAATCCCTCTGGCCGAAGCCGTCGTCTATCTCGCCACCGCCGCAAAATCCAATTCGGCGAACAGAGGCATCGACGAAGCGATCTCCGATGTCAGAAACGGTCGCATCGGACGCGTTCCTCTTCATTTGCGTGACGCCCATTACCCCGGCGCCAAGCGATTAGGGCATGGCAAGGGCTATGTCTATCCCCACGATTCAGAGCTCGGAGTCTCGCCGCAGCAGTACCTTCCAGACGAGCTTGCCGACAGGCAGTACTACCGCCCAACCCAGCACGGCAACGAGCGTGACGTCTCGACTCGGCTCGCCAAGCTTCTGCGCATCATTCGAGGATCACACACCTGA
- a CDS encoding RelA/SpoT family protein yields MTESTSTQSASLRRLVPRIFSRAQPVGAVDRLIRTVRMHQPKADVSVIERAYTVAEEAHREQKRRSGEPYITHPVAVAQILADLGIGSKTIAAALLHDTVEDTEYTLDELRAEFGDEIAMLVDGVTKLDKVKYGEAAQAETVRKMIVAMSKDIRVLIIKLADRLHNARTWGFMPPEKAAKKATETLEIYAPLAHRLGIQAIKWELEDLSFAVLQPKIYAEIESLVKQRTPKREHFIQMVIDAINDDLKAQKIRGKVVGRPKQYYSIYQKMIVRGRDFDDIYDLVGIRVLVNSVRDCYAVLGAIHARWTPIPGRFKDYIATPKFNLYQSLHTTVIGPEGKSVEIQIRTHEMHQHAEYGVAAHWKYKERMNGGKASGPSADTDLAWLAHISDWQAETADPSEFLDSLRFEIGAKEVYVFTPKGRVIGLPSGATPVDFAYAVHTEVGHRTMGARVNGRLVPLETALGSGDVVEVFTSKNPDSGPSQDWLGFVKSPRARSKIRQWFTKERRDEAIEQGKDAIARAFRKQNLPLRQLDSLNEVVSQLHYNDISALYAAVGEGHVSTQSVLEKVAAIVQGDAESEHTIVDMPVRGRSRARASNSESGVLVRGAPDILVKLAKCCTPVPGDEIVGFITRGSGVSVHRSDCHNVQSLEQEPERMIDVEWAPTSKGLFLVNIQVEALDRAALLSDITQVLSEHHVNILSATVTTSNARLAISRFVFEMGDTTHLERVLNAVRRVDAVYDVYRVNGG; encoded by the coding sequence ATGACAGAATCAACGTCGACACAATCTGCATCGTTGCGCAGACTCGTGCCGCGCATCTTTTCGCGCGCCCAGCCTGTCGGCGCTGTCGATCGGCTCATCCGAACTGTGCGTATGCACCAGCCAAAGGCCGACGTCTCGGTTATCGAGCGTGCATACACCGTGGCAGAAGAAGCGCACAGAGAGCAGAAGCGGCGCAGCGGCGAGCCATACATCACACACCCGGTCGCGGTCGCGCAGATTCTCGCCGATCTCGGAATCGGCTCGAAGACAATCGCTGCGGCGTTGCTGCACGACACCGTCGAAGACACGGAGTACACCCTCGATGAGCTGAGAGCCGAATTCGGTGACGAGATCGCCATGCTCGTCGACGGTGTCACCAAGCTCGATAAGGTCAAATACGGCGAGGCAGCCCAGGCCGAGACCGTACGCAAGATGATCGTTGCGATGTCGAAGGACATTCGTGTGCTCATCATCAAGCTCGCAGACCGCCTGCACAATGCGCGAACCTGGGGCTTCATGCCACCGGAGAAGGCAGCGAAGAAGGCGACAGAGACTCTCGAGATCTACGCTCCACTCGCGCACCGGCTCGGTATCCAAGCCATCAAATGGGAGCTCGAGGACCTCTCGTTCGCTGTGCTCCAGCCGAAGATCTACGCCGAGATCGAAAGCCTCGTTAAGCAGCGCACGCCGAAGCGCGAGCACTTCATCCAGATGGTCATCGATGCGATCAATGACGATCTCAAGGCCCAGAAGATTCGCGGCAAGGTCGTCGGCCGACCAAAACAGTACTACTCGATCTACCAGAAGATGATCGTGCGCGGGCGCGACTTCGATGACATCTACGATCTCGTCGGAATCCGCGTGCTCGTCAACTCGGTGCGCGATTGCTATGCGGTGCTCGGCGCGATTCACGCTCGCTGGACGCCGATTCCCGGTCGGTTCAAGGACTACATCGCGACACCCAAGTTCAACCTCTATCAATCGCTGCACACAACGGTCATCGGCCCTGAGGGCAAGTCTGTCGAGATACAGATTCGCACGCACGAAATGCACCAGCATGCAGAGTACGGTGTCGCGGCCCACTGGAAGTACAAGGAGCGCATGAACGGAGGGAAGGCGTCAGGGCCCTCCGCCGACACCGATCTTGCCTGGCTTGCGCATATTTCTGACTGGCAGGCTGAGACGGCCGACCCCAGCGAATTCCTCGACTCCCTGCGGTTTGAGATCGGCGCCAAAGAGGTATACGTCTTCACTCCGAAGGGTCGTGTGATCGGGCTTCCCTCGGGCGCGACACCCGTCGACTTCGCCTATGCCGTGCACACAGAGGTTGGGCACCGCACGATGGGTGCCCGCGTCAACGGACGCCTCGTTCCCCTGGAAACCGCGTTGGGCAGCGGAGACGTCGTCGAGGTCTTCACATCGAAGAATCCTGACTCCGGTCCCAGCCAGGACTGGCTTGGGTTCGTCAAGAGTCCTCGTGCGCGAAGTAAGATTCGCCAATGGTTCACCAAGGAACGCCGCGACGAAGCGATAGAGCAGGGCAAGGATGCCATCGCGCGGGCTTTCCGCAAGCAGAACCTGCCGCTGCGGCAGCTGGACTCACTGAACGAGGTTGTCTCACAGCTCCACTACAACGACATTTCGGCGTTGTATGCCGCTGTCGGCGAGGGCCACGTGTCAACACAGTCGGTTCTCGAGAAGGTTGCCGCGATCGTCCAGGGCGACGCCGAGTCCGAGCACACTATCGTCGATATGCCAGTACGTGGGCGCTCGCGTGCCCGCGCGTCGAACAGCGAGTCGGGGGTCTTGGTCAGGGGTGCACCCGACATTCTCGTCAAGCTTGCCAAGTGCTGCACACCGGTGCCAGGCGATGAGATCGTCGGCTTCATCACCCGTGGCTCTGGAGTCTCTGTCCATCGTTCTGACTGCCATAACGTTCAGTCGCTTGAGCAGGAGCCCGAGCGGATGATCGATGTCGAGTGGGCACCGACCTCAAAGGGTCTGTTCCTCGTGAACATTCAAGTGGAGGCGCTCGATCGGGCTGCATTGCTCTCCGATATCACGCAAGTGCTCAGCGAGCACCATGTGAATATTCTCTCAGCGACAGTCACCACGTCGAACGCGCGGTTGGCAATCAGCCGCTTTGTCTTCGAAATGGGTGACACGACCCACCTCGAGCGCGTGCTGAACGCTGTGCGACGCGTTGACGCCGTGTACGACGTCTACCGCGTCAACGGAGGCTGA
- the ruvA gene encoding Holliday junction branch migration protein RuvA: MISSVRGTVLSARGGSVVIEVGGVGLAVQVTPEHELALRTGETAFVHTSLIVREDALSLFGFETSEQLEIFELLLRVNGVGPKSALGVLSALGPGQVAAAVENEDDKAFRAVSGIGPKTAKLIILSLAGKVTSLAYSTDAVSPKQGNGADVVVALTGLGWSERDADSALTSVLSAQPDLASAPVQTLLRLALAQLGPATSKGGRQ, from the coding sequence GTGATTTCTTCGGTACGCGGGACGGTTCTGTCTGCACGTGGTGGGAGCGTCGTCATTGAGGTAGGTGGGGTCGGTCTCGCCGTTCAGGTGACGCCGGAACACGAGCTTGCTCTGCGCACGGGTGAGACCGCTTTCGTGCACACGAGTCTGATCGTTCGCGAAGACGCGTTGAGTCTCTTTGGTTTTGAGACCAGCGAGCAGCTCGAGATTTTCGAATTGTTGCTTCGCGTCAATGGCGTCGGCCCCAAGTCGGCGCTGGGCGTGCTCTCGGCGCTCGGGCCAGGCCAGGTTGCGGCTGCCGTCGAGAACGAAGACGATAAGGCGTTCCGTGCGGTGAGCGGCATCGGCCCCAAGACAGCGAAGTTGATCATCCTTTCACTGGCGGGCAAGGTCACGTCGCTCGCGTACTCAACAGATGCGGTCTCTCCGAAACAGGGGAACGGCGCAGACGTCGTCGTCGCGCTCACAGGGCTCGGCTGGTCTGAACGCGACGCAGACTCCGCGCTGACGTCCGTTCTCTCCGCACAACCCGACCTCGCATCTGCGCCCGTGCAGACCCTTCTGCGCCTTGCCCTCGCGCAACTCGGCCCGGCGACATCAAAGGGAGGCCGACAGTGA
- the yajC gene encoding preprotein translocase subunit YajC: MLAILAVLIFFMFRNSQKRKRDQQDLQSKVAPGAEVMTNFGLFGTILSIDEEDNKVELQAGADVVLTVHRQTITRVIDNADEAESDDVPMDDADEAIEPDDTDNSTPNGDNKSDNA, translated from the coding sequence ATGTTGGCAATCCTGGCCGTTCTGATCTTCTTCATGTTCCGGAACAGCCAGAAGCGCAAGCGCGATCAGCAGGATCTGCAGTCCAAAGTGGCTCCGGGCGCAGAAGTGATGACGAACTTCGGGCTTTTCGGAACTATCCTGTCAATCGACGAAGAGGACAACAAGGTAGAGCTGCAGGCTGGTGCCGACGTCGTTCTGACCGTTCACCGCCAGACGATCACGCGTGTAATTGACAACGCAGACGAGGCAGAGTCAGACGATGTACCCATGGACGACGCAGACGAAGCGATCGAGCCAGACGACACCGACAATTCAACGCCCAACGGTGACAACAAGTCTGATAACGCGTAA